CGCTGGTCGAGCACGGCCTGCTGTTCACCGGCATGCATGTGTTCTTTGCCGAATCGCTGGACACCTTCACGCAAGACCTGCAGCGCGCGCGGCCGACGGCGTTTTTCTCGGTGCCGCGGCTGTGGGTCAAGTTCCAGCAGGGCGTCAGCGCCAAGATGCCGCCGGCCAAGCTGGCGCGGCTGCTCAAGATTCCCATCCTGGGCGGCCTGGTGCGCAAGAAGGTGCTGGGTGCGCTGGGCCTCGACCAATGCCAGTTCGCCGCCGGTGGCGCGGCGCCGATGCCGCCCGCGCTGCTCGACTGGTATGCGCGGCTGGGCCTGCCCATCGTCGAGGTCTACGGCATGACCGAGAACTGCGGCATCTCGCATGCCACGCTGCCCGGCGTGCAGCGCCCCGGCACGGTGGGCCAGGCCTACGACGGCGTGGCCAGCCGCATCGACCCCGCCAGCGGCGAGATCCAGGTCAAGAGCCACGGCCTGATGCTGGGCTACTACAAGGAGCCCGAGCTCACGCGCGAGGCCTTCACCGACGACGGCTGGCTGCACACCGGTGACAAGGGCGCGCTCGATGCCGAGGGCAACCTCAAGATCACCGGCCGCGTGAAGGACCTGTTCAAGACCAGCAAGGGCAAGTATGTGGCGCCAGCGCCCATCGAAGACCGGCTGGTGATGCACAACGCCGTCGAGGCCTGCTGCGTGACCGGTGCCAACCTGGGCCAGCCGCTGGCGCTGGTGATGCTGAACCTCGAGGCGATGGCGCGCGCCGCCGATGCGGCGGGCCGCGCGGCGCTGAAGGCCTCGCTGGCCGAGCACCTGCAGGGCATCAACGCCCAGCTCGACCCGCACGAGCAGCTCGACTGCCTGGTGGTGGTGGCCGAGCCCTGGACGGTGGACAACGGCTTCGTCACGCCCACCTTCAAGGT
This portion of the Aquabacterium sp. OR-4 genome encodes:
- a CDS encoding AMP-binding protein gives rise to the protein MRHVPVDPAKLALQRLYHWEQTAPGRVILTQPMGREHGGAVRDFTWAQVMDQARRIAAWLQAQGLQRGDRVAMISKNTAWWLIADFGIWMAGGVSVPLYPTLAAGSIRQICQHSESRWLFIGKLDGWAGMRAGVPEGLPCIRMPLAPPLSEMPGGTVAWDDICARTEPLAGSPERDGDELATIMYTSGTTGAPKGVMQSFGTFAWSVDAGLSRLATIDENARMLSYLPLSHVAERTLVEHGLLFTGMHVFFAESLDTFTQDLQRARPTAFFSVPRLWVKFQQGVSAKMPPAKLARLLKIPILGGLVRKKVLGALGLDQCQFAAGGAAPMPPALLDWYARLGLPIVEVYGMTENCGISHATLPGVQRPGTVGQAYDGVASRIDPASGEIQVKSHGLMLGYYKEPELTREAFTDDGWLHTGDKGALDAEGNLKITGRVKDLFKTSKGKYVAPAPIEDRLVMHNAVEACCVTGANLGQPLALVMLNLEAMARAADAAGRAALKASLAEHLQGINAQLDPHEQLDCLVVVAEPWTVDNGFVTPTFKVKRNRVEEVYAQHWERWAGSGETVIWVERSTPAQAGLKLAA